The Streptomyces sp. NBC_01244 genome contains a region encoding:
- a CDS encoding FABP family protein, giving the protein MLEPAQVNPFPDSHVLGEGPEPHPQLQPVLGLIGRWHGRGSGEYPTLEHGFRYEQEITFSHDGRPFLCYESRAWLIDDSGTALRPAGRETGWWRILPDASVEVTLAHPTGIVETYVGRVSGTEIEMATDTVGLTPRAKEVTGMKRRYALQEGGLTIVQEMAAVGQPMQHHLQARLFPRKD; this is encoded by the coding sequence GTGCTCGAACCGGCGCAGGTCAACCCCTTCCCCGACAGCCACGTCCTCGGCGAGGGCCCCGAGCCGCACCCGCAGCTCCAGCCGGTGCTCGGCCTCATCGGACGCTGGCACGGCCGGGGCAGCGGCGAGTACCCGACGCTGGAGCACGGGTTCCGGTACGAGCAGGAGATCACCTTCAGCCACGACGGCCGGCCCTTCCTCTGCTACGAGTCCCGCGCCTGGCTGATCGACGACTCCGGCACGGCCCTGCGCCCCGCGGGGCGGGAGACCGGGTGGTGGCGCATCCTCCCGGACGCCTCGGTCGAGGTCACGCTCGCCCACCCGACGGGCATCGTCGAGACGTACGTCGGCCGGGTCTCCGGTACGGAGATCGAGATGGCCACCGACACCGTGGGGCTGACCCCGCGGGCCAAGGAGGTCACCGGCATGAAGCGCCGGTACGCGCTCCAGGAGGGCGGGCTGACGATCGTGCAGGAGATGGCGGCCGTGGGCCAGCCCATGCAGCACCACCTCCAGGCCCGCCTGTTCCCGCGCAAGGACTGA
- a CDS encoding GntR family transcriptional regulator, with translation MTSTSPHLKIRIDGAAGAAAPYEQLRAQIAAGARAGRLPAGFKLPTVRGLAEELGLAANTVAKAYRTLESDGVIETRGRAGSFVAASGDGPAREAAAAAQAYAERARRLGLTFDEATAAALDALRARYAD, from the coding sequence GTGACCTCGACTTCCCCGCACCTGAAGATCCGCATCGACGGCGCGGCGGGCGCCGCCGCCCCGTACGAGCAGTTGCGCGCCCAGATCGCCGCCGGGGCGCGGGCGGGCCGGCTGCCCGCCGGGTTCAAACTGCCGACGGTCCGCGGGCTGGCGGAAGAACTGGGGCTGGCGGCGAACACGGTCGCGAAGGCGTACCGGACGCTGGAGTCGGACGGCGTGATCGAGACGCGCGGCCGGGCCGGCAGCTTCGTGGCGGCGTCCGGTGACGGTCCCGCCCGGGAGGCGGCCGCCGCCGCGCAGGCCTACGCGGAGCGGGCGCGGCGGCTGGGCCTGACCTTCGACGAGGCGACGGCGGCGGCGCTGGACGCGCTGCGCGCGCGGTACGCGGACTGA
- a CDS encoding GNAT family N-acetyltransferase, whose product MITTIRDLRPNDPTDAESVVRVRRAALPFMISTALGVAFEVASAHPDKRYRLLVAENAEGLVVGTAQVGIVYDSPEPGQGFVNAYVDPAHRGLGSGAALLGAAEEHLGAERAQDAYAWVLDEPPHRAFAERHGYRASRSAHFLRLDLATAALPALPGNLPAGTELRAGSDFAADPRPLFEADAAASSDEPGDVSQDFDDYEDWLRHTWNHPYLDLDLTTVVLVDGKVAAFTAAHTDGGTRYSSAMTGTLRPYRGLGLARTAKTDSLLRARTAGYTEAFTGNDTGNAPMLAINSRFGYEICATETRFAKHLPTSDN is encoded by the coding sequence GTGATCACAACCATCAGGGATCTGCGCCCGAACGACCCGACCGACGCCGAGTCCGTCGTGCGGGTGCGCCGCGCCGCCCTCCCCTTCATGATCAGCACCGCCCTCGGGGTGGCCTTCGAAGTGGCCTCCGCCCACCCCGACAAGCGCTACCGCCTCCTCGTCGCCGAGAACGCCGAGGGCCTCGTCGTGGGCACCGCCCAGGTCGGCATCGTCTACGACAGCCCCGAACCGGGCCAGGGGTTCGTCAACGCCTACGTCGACCCCGCTCACCGCGGGCTCGGCTCCGGGGCCGCCCTGCTGGGCGCGGCCGAGGAGCATCTGGGAGCCGAGCGCGCGCAGGACGCGTACGCCTGGGTCCTCGACGAGCCGCCGCACCGCGCCTTCGCCGAGCGGCACGGCTACCGCGCCTCCCGCTCCGCGCACTTCCTGCGCCTGGACCTCGCCACGGCCGCGCTGCCCGCCCTTCCCGGGAACCTGCCGGCGGGGACCGAACTGCGCGCCGGCTCGGATTTCGCCGCCGACCCGCGGCCGCTCTTCGAGGCCGACGCGGCGGCGAGCTCCGACGAACCGGGCGACGTGTCGCAGGACTTCGACGACTACGAGGACTGGCTGCGGCACACCTGGAACCACCCCTACCTCGATCTGGACCTCACCACCGTGGTCCTGGTCGACGGCAAGGTGGCCGCCTTCACCGCGGCCCACACGGACGGAGGCACCCGCTACTCCTCCGCGATGACCGGCACCCTGCGCCCGTACCGCGGGCTGGGACTGGCCCGGACCGCCAAGACCGACTCGCTGCTGCGGGCCCGCACGGCGGGCTACACGGAGGCGTTCACCGGCAACGACACCGGCAACGCCCCGATGCTCGCGATCAACAGCCGGTTCGGGTACGAGATCTGCGCGACCGAGACCCGCTTCGCCAAGCACCTTCCCACATCGGACAATTGA
- a CDS encoding DUF402 domain-containing protein, which yields MTAQLTVTLTKAGRTKIRYPAELVADTGTRITVRAPWAAPGVRDFGFVRFEPGDVFTEHFWRDRWYAVKEVRTGEGVLKGWYCDVTRPASVRDGVILIEDLDLDLWVSADGSSVLRLDEDEFAESGLCDTDPEAAAEAVRALDALDAQARSAAGLGALLS from the coding sequence ATGACCGCGCAGCTGACCGTCACCCTCACCAAGGCGGGCCGTACGAAGATCCGTTACCCGGCCGAGCTGGTGGCCGACACGGGCACCCGGATCACCGTACGGGCCCCCTGGGCGGCCCCCGGGGTACGGGACTTCGGCTTCGTCCGCTTCGAGCCGGGCGACGTGTTCACCGAGCACTTCTGGCGCGACCGCTGGTACGCGGTCAAGGAGGTGCGGACGGGCGAGGGCGTCCTCAAGGGCTGGTACTGCGACGTCACCCGCCCGGCGTCGGTGCGGGACGGTGTGATCCTGATCGAAGACCTGGACCTCGACCTGTGGGTGTCGGCCGACGGGAGCTCGGTACTGCGGCTCGACGAGGACGAGTTCGCCGAGAGCGGGCTCTGCGACACCGACCCCGAAGCGGCCGCCGAGGCGGTACGGGCCCTCGACGCCCTGGACGCCCAGGCCCGTTCGGCCGCGGGCCTGGGCGCCCTGCTGTCCTGA
- a CDS encoding lytic polysaccharide monooxygenase codes for MPARRTAARIAAAGLAPLAVAAYAAVPAAAHGSMTDPVSRVAACYAEGPESPKSAACKAAVAASGAQAFYDWNAVNIANAAGQSKALIPDGQLCSAGNDKYRGLDLARADWPASPMAAGAHTFRYKGTAPHKGSFELYVTKDGYDPSKPLKWSDLEAAPFAKVTDPGMQSGDYVFSGTVPKKTGRHLIYSVWQRSDSPEAFYTCSDVVFGKDNGGGGTGGTGGGGGRPTAKPTSKPSTKPTSVPSGRPSKLPSEIPSAPTDEQISQGASKSTVEHSGHGDNDPKTNGGGSPSPIPSQSGTDLAETGGSGATPVIAIGGAGVLAVGAAVLFGLARRRATPGRHGR; via the coding sequence ATGCCCGCACGCCGTACCGCCGCCCGCATCGCCGCCGCCGGCCTCGCCCCGCTCGCGGTGGCCGCGTACGCCGCCGTTCCGGCGGCCGCCCACGGTTCGATGACGGACCCGGTGAGCCGGGTGGCGGCGTGCTACGCGGAGGGGCCGGAGTCCCCCAAGTCGGCGGCCTGCAAGGCGGCGGTGGCGGCGAGCGGGGCGCAGGCGTTCTACGACTGGAACGCGGTGAACATCGCCAACGCCGCCGGTCAGAGCAAGGCGCTGATCCCGGACGGGCAGCTGTGCTCGGCCGGCAATGACAAGTACAGGGGGCTGGACCTGGCGCGCGCCGACTGGCCGGCGAGCCCGATGGCCGCGGGCGCGCACACCTTCCGCTACAAGGGGACCGCCCCGCACAAGGGCTCCTTCGAGCTGTACGTGACGAAGGACGGCTACGACCCGTCGAAGCCGCTGAAGTGGTCCGACCTGGAGGCGGCGCCCTTCGCGAAGGTCACGGACCCGGGCATGCAGAGCGGCGACTACGTCTTCTCCGGCACCGTCCCGAAGAAGACCGGCCGGCACCTGATCTACAGCGTCTGGCAGCGCTCGGACAGCCCGGAGGCCTTCTACACCTGCTCGGACGTGGTCTTCGGCAAGGACAACGGCGGGGGCGGCACCGGTGGCACGGGTGGCGGCGGGGGCCGGCCCACTGCCAAGCCGACCTCGAAGCCGAGCACGAAGCCGACTTCCGTGCCCTCGGGGCGGCCGTCCAAGCTCCCCTCGGAGATCCCCTCGGCCCCCACCGACGAGCAGATCTCCCAGGGCGCCTCGAAGTCCACGGTGGAGCACAGCGGCCACGGGGACAACGACCCGAAGACGAACGGCGGCGGCTCCCCGTCCCCGATCCCCTCGCAGAGCGGGACCGATCTCGCGGAGACGGGCGGCAGCGGCGCCACGCCGGTGATCGCGATCGGCGGGGCCGGCGTCCTGGCCGTGGGTGCGGCCGTGCTGTTCGGGCTGGCGCGGCGCCGTGCGACCCCGGGCCGCCACGGCCGCTGA
- a CDS encoding esterase/lipase family protein, with amino-acid sequence MLPWRRLLRPLAVLTLTAAALVAPTGAAQAASAPSSGWNNWSCKPSAAHPRPVVLVHGTFGNSVDNWLGFAPYLVHRGYCVYSLDYGQLPGVPFFNGLGPIEASAGQLDVFVDKVLASTGAAETDIVGHSQGGMMPRYYLKFLGGAAKVNALVGLAPDNHGTTLLGLTKLLPYFPGAGDLISEATPGLADQIAGSPFQNKLNAGGDTVPGVAYTVIATRYDEVVTPYRSQFLTGPNVRNVLLQDLCAVDLSEHVAIGLTDRIAWHEAVNALDPAHADRTTCASVFS; translated from the coding sequence ATGCTGCCCTGGAGACGCCTGCTCCGCCCGCTGGCCGTCCTCACCCTGACCGCCGCCGCACTCGTCGCCCCCACCGGAGCGGCCCAGGCCGCCTCGGCGCCGAGCAGCGGTTGGAACAACTGGTCCTGCAAACCGTCCGCCGCCCACCCCCGGCCCGTCGTCCTGGTCCACGGAACCTTCGGGAACTCCGTCGACAACTGGCTCGGCTTCGCCCCGTACCTCGTCCACCGGGGCTACTGCGTCTACTCCCTCGACTACGGGCAGCTGCCCGGCGTCCCCTTCTTCAACGGGCTCGGGCCCATCGAGGCGTCCGCCGGGCAACTCGACGTCTTCGTCGACAAGGTGCTCGCCTCCACGGGAGCGGCCGAGACGGACATCGTCGGCCACTCCCAGGGCGGCATGATGCCGCGCTACTACCTGAAGTTCCTCGGCGGCGCCGCCAAGGTCAACGCCCTGGTCGGGCTCGCCCCCGACAACCACGGGACGACCCTGCTCGGCCTCACCAAGCTCCTCCCGTACTTCCCCGGGGCCGGAGACCTGATCAGCGAGGCCACCCCGGGCCTCGCCGACCAGATCGCCGGATCGCCCTTCCAGAACAAGCTGAACGCGGGCGGGGACACCGTCCCCGGAGTCGCGTACACGGTGATCGCCACCCGCTACGACGAGGTGGTCACCCCGTACCGGAGCCAGTTCCTCACCGGGCCGAACGTCCGCAACGTGCTGCTCCAGGACCTGTGCGCGGTGGACCTCTCGGAGCACGTGGCCATCGGGCTCACCGACCGGATCGCCTGGCACGAGGCGGTCAACGCCCTCGACCCGGCGCACGCCGACCGGACCACCTGCGCGTCGGTCTTCTCCTGA
- a CDS encoding DUF3533 domain-containing protein: MTQSTHTDPGQSGGFLAEIKDAVTTRAALLVLGVLALQLAFITSYIGAFHHPKPSEIPIAVAAPAAPIAEQTAKQLSALPGKPLDPRAVQDEATALRQIQNRDVDGALIIDPAGTTDKLLVASGAGASLSQALEEVVGLVEKTRGRTVSVVDVAPAAAGDGRGLSSFYLVVGWCVGGYLCAAILAISAGARPANVHRAIIRLGALFVYAVAAGLLGAVIADPILGALPGSIWGLWGLGALVVFAVGAITLAFQGLAGVVGIGLAILLVVVLGNPSAGGAYPYPLLPPFWKAIGPWLPPGAGTYAGRSIAYFKGNDITGPLLVLSGWAVLGSAITLACAAGRRGKAGAAVGSGLPEGPDALPEREAVR; the protein is encoded by the coding sequence ATGACCCAGTCCACCCACACAGACCCAGGGCAGTCCGGCGGCTTCCTCGCCGAGATCAAGGACGCCGTCACCACCCGGGCCGCTCTCCTGGTCCTGGGCGTACTGGCGCTCCAGCTCGCCTTCATCACCTCGTACATCGGGGCCTTCCATCACCCCAAGCCCAGCGAGATCCCCATCGCGGTGGCCGCGCCGGCCGCGCCGATCGCCGAGCAGACGGCGAAACAGCTCTCCGCGCTGCCGGGCAAGCCGCTCGACCCCCGTGCCGTACAGGACGAGGCGACGGCGCTCCGGCAGATCCAGAACCGGGACGTGGACGGCGCGCTGATCATCGACCCGGCCGGCACGACCGACAAGCTGCTGGTCGCGAGCGGCGCCGGGGCCTCCCTGTCGCAGGCCCTGGAGGAGGTCGTCGGCCTCGTCGAGAAGACCCGGGGCCGGACCGTGAGCGTCGTGGACGTGGCACCCGCGGCCGCCGGCGACGGGCGCGGCCTGAGCTCGTTCTACCTGGTCGTGGGCTGGTGCGTGGGCGGCTACCTGTGTGCCGCGATCCTCGCGATCAGCGCGGGTGCCCGGCCCGCGAACGTGCACCGCGCCATCATCCGGCTCGGCGCGCTCTTCGTGTACGCCGTCGCGGCCGGACTTCTCGGCGCGGTCATCGCGGACCCGATCCTGGGTGCGCTGCCCGGCAGCATCTGGGGTCTGTGGGGACTCGGCGCCCTCGTGGTCTTCGCGGTCGGAGCGATCACCCTGGCCTTCCAGGGCCTCGCGGGCGTGGTCGGCATCGGCCTGGCGATCCTGCTGGTGGTGGTGCTCGGCAACCCGAGCGCGGGCGGCGCCTACCCGTACCCGCTGCTGCCGCCGTTCTGGAAGGCCATCGGCCCGTGGCTGCCGCCGGGCGCCGGCACGTACGCCGGGCGCTCGATCGCGTACTTCAAGGGCAATGACATCACCGGGCCACTGCTGGTCCTGAGCGGCTGGGCGGTGCTCGGCTCGGCGATCACGCTGGCCTGTGCGGCGGGCCGCAGGGGCAAGGCGGGCGCGGCGGTGGGCAGCGGGCTCCCCGAGGGTCCGGACGCCCTGCCGGAGCGGGAAGCCGTGCGATGA
- a CDS encoding acetate uptake transporter, translating into MNNPIHVRNRMGPAEQAVSVKRMEPSAQAQLGPLGLTGFIVVTTIATGIDAGIFPEKLSHSVLPLVGFFIGGLAQLLAGLFQAQRGDTWHATVFGGFGLFWMSKALLLQWVLPATDPALRGDVSGLFTLPWVFVVFVLWIGSWRIHLVLLSTFTCVLVVFVAMTISGFTGSVVWNRITGWSGLLAALGATYLLAGQIMASTWGRQVLPMGRFLAPEEHPEA; encoded by the coding sequence ATGAACAACCCGATCCACGTCCGCAACCGCATGGGACCGGCCGAACAGGCCGTCTCCGTCAAGCGGATGGAGCCCAGCGCGCAGGCGCAGCTGGGCCCCCTCGGCCTCACCGGATTCATCGTCGTCACCACCATCGCCACCGGGATCGACGCGGGCATCTTCCCCGAGAAGCTCAGCCACTCCGTGCTGCCGCTGGTCGGCTTCTTCATCGGCGGGCTCGCCCAGCTGCTGGCCGGGCTCTTCCAGGCGCAGCGCGGCGACACCTGGCACGCCACCGTCTTCGGCGGCTTCGGGCTGTTCTGGATGTCCAAGGCCCTCCTGCTCCAGTGGGTGCTGCCGGCCACCGATCCGGCGCTGCGCGGGGACGTGAGCGGGCTGTTCACGCTGCCGTGGGTGTTCGTGGTGTTCGTGCTGTGGATCGGCAGCTGGCGGATCCACCTGGTGCTGCTGTCCACCTTCACGTGCGTGCTGGTGGTCTTCGTGGCCATGACGATCAGCGGGTTCACCGGCTCCGTGGTCTGGAACCGGATCACCGGCTGGAGCGGCCTGCTGGCCGCGCTCGGAGCCACGTACCTGCTCGCCGGGCAGATCATGGCGAGCACCTGGGGCCGCCAAGTGCTGCCGATGGGCCGCTTCCTCGCCCCCGAGGAGCACCCGGAGGCATGA
- a CDS encoding AAA family ATPase yields MITTLAVENYRSLRRLVVPLGRLTVVTGANGTGKSSLYRSLRLLADSARGGAIAALAREGGLPSTLWAGPEKTGRAVREGRYAVEPTVRSEPVSLRLGFAGDEFGYAVDFGHPAPVRGSLFGLDPEIKRECTWAGPVLRPAALLSDRAGPAVRTRTADGGWHRTQGALRPYDSVLSELADPQLAPDLLALRERIRSWRFYDHVRTDADAPARTPRVGTRTPVLAADGSDLPAALQTIRETGDHAALDAAVEAAFPGSRVAVSERDGRFELELHQHGLLRPLGAAELSDGTLRYLLWTAALLTPRPPALMVLNEPETSLHPDLLGPLADLILTVARDTQTVVVTHAAPLAEALAAGVRRHRVDLRTITLVKDFGQTEVAGREGPLDEPLWYWPKR; encoded by the coding sequence GTGATCACGACCCTCGCGGTGGAGAACTACCGCTCCCTGCGCCGGCTCGTCGTCCCCCTCGGCCGGCTCACCGTGGTGACGGGCGCCAACGGCACGGGCAAGTCCAGCCTGTACCGGTCCCTGCGGCTGCTGGCCGACTCCGCGCGGGGCGGTGCGATCGCGGCGCTGGCACGGGAGGGCGGACTGCCCTCCACCCTGTGGGCCGGCCCTGAGAAGACCGGGCGGGCCGTGCGCGAGGGCCGGTACGCGGTCGAGCCGACCGTCCGCTCCGAACCGGTGAGCCTGCGGCTCGGCTTCGCCGGAGACGAGTTCGGCTACGCGGTGGACTTCGGCCACCCCGCGCCGGTCCGCGGCTCGCTCTTCGGACTGGACCCCGAGATCAAACGGGAGTGCACCTGGGCCGGGCCGGTCCTGCGCCCCGCCGCCCTGCTCTCGGACCGTGCGGGGCCCGCCGTGCGCACCCGGACCGCGGACGGCGGCTGGCACCGCACCCAGGGCGCCCTGCGCCCGTACGACTCCGTGCTCAGCGAACTCGCGGACCCGCAACTGGCTCCCGACCTGCTGGCCCTGCGCGAACGGATCCGCTCCTGGCGGTTCTACGACCACGTCCGCACGGACGCCGACGCCCCGGCCCGCACCCCGCGCGTGGGGACCCGTACGCCGGTACTCGCCGCGGACGGCTCCGACCTGCCGGCCGCGCTCCAGACGATCCGGGAGACCGGCGACCACGCGGCGCTGGACGCGGCCGTCGAGGCGGCCTTCCCGGGCAGCCGGGTGGCGGTCTCGGAACGGGACGGCCGCTTCGAGCTGGAGCTGCACCAGCACGGGCTGCTGCGCCCGCTGGGCGCGGCGGAACTCTCCGACGGGACGCTGCGCTACCTGCTGTGGACGGCCGCCCTGCTGACCCCGCGCCCGCCCGCCCTGATGGTGCTCAACGAGCCGGAGACCAGCCTCCACCCCGACCTGCTGGGCCCCCTCGCGGACCTGATCCTCACGGTGGCCCGGGACACCCAGACGGTGGTGGTCACGCACGCCGCCCCGCTGGCGGAAGCCCTGGCCGCGGGCGTCCGCCGGCACCGCGTGGACCTGCGGACCATCACCCTGGTCAAGGACTTCGGCCAGACCGAGGTGGCCGGGCGCGAGGGCCCGCTGGACGAACCCCTCTGGTACTGGCCGAAGCGGTAG
- a CDS encoding vWA domain-containing protein has translation MTAVTLDLDKLYSARLHAVRVRPYLATALFALHVVESRRVPTMAVDRHWRCYVSPGFVDRTPVEELAAVWVHEVSHLLRDHHGRGDRAAREHGLTGPGERLRMNIAADFEINDDAYGDGLVRPEGAVQPKAVGLREGELMEEYLTQFGLGPRTQHMAWLDCGSGADGLEREWDLGPDGAHGLSEQERDAVRFRVAQGITGRPGNTPSGWKRWAQEVYHPPQPWRELLGAAVRSATSGSGAGDDYTYSRPSRRSAGVPGAVLPSLRRRPPRVSVVIDTSGSVSDAELGSALLEVTAISRAVGGRRDLVTVVPCDASARIAHPLCRAEGIPLLGGGGTDLRTGFATALRSAPRPDVIVVLTDGQTPWPGTRPPCRTVVGLFPRTGRRRSWDEDGDYVPDAPPAWARVVEIG, from the coding sequence ATGACGGCCGTGACGCTGGACCTGGACAAGCTCTACTCCGCCCGGCTGCACGCCGTACGCGTGCGGCCGTACCTGGCCACGGCGCTGTTCGCCCTGCACGTCGTGGAATCGCGCCGGGTCCCGACGATGGCCGTCGACCGCCACTGGCGCTGCTACGTCTCGCCCGGCTTCGTGGACCGCACTCCCGTGGAGGAACTGGCCGCGGTCTGGGTGCACGAGGTGTCCCACCTGCTGCGCGACCACCACGGACGCGGGGACCGGGCCGCGCGGGAGCACGGGCTGACCGGCCCGGGGGAGCGGCTGCGGATGAACATCGCGGCCGACTTCGAGATCAACGACGACGCGTACGGCGACGGGCTGGTCCGGCCCGAGGGCGCTGTCCAGCCGAAGGCCGTGGGGCTGCGGGAGGGGGAGCTCATGGAGGAGTACCTGACGCAGTTCGGACTCGGGCCCCGCACGCAGCACATGGCCTGGCTGGACTGCGGCAGCGGCGCCGACGGGCTGGAACGGGAGTGGGACCTCGGACCGGACGGCGCGCACGGCCTGAGCGAGCAGGAACGGGACGCGGTCCGGTTCCGGGTGGCGCAGGGCATCACCGGCCGGCCGGGGAACACCCCGAGCGGCTGGAAGCGCTGGGCGCAGGAGGTGTACCACCCGCCGCAGCCCTGGCGGGAGTTGCTGGGAGCGGCCGTCCGCTCCGCCACCTCCGGATCAGGTGCGGGCGACGACTACACCTACAGCCGGCCGTCGCGGCGTTCGGCCGGGGTGCCGGGCGCCGTGCTGCCGAGCCTGCGGCGCCGGCCGCCCCGGGTCAGCGTGGTCATCGACACCTCCGGGTCCGTCAGCGACGCCGAACTGGGCAGCGCGCTCCTGGAAGTCACTGCCATCTCCCGCGCCGTGGGCGGCCGCCGCGACCTGGTCACCGTGGTGCCGTGCGACGCCTCGGCCCGGATCGCCCATCCGCTGTGCCGCGCCGAGGGGATCCCGCTGCTGGGCGGCGGGGGTACGGATCTGCGCACGGGCTTCGCCACGGCGCTGCGCTCGGCGCCCCGGCCGGACGTGATCGTGGTCCTGACCGACGGGCAGACGCCCTGGCCGGGCACGCGGCCGCCGTGCCGGACGGTGGTGGGGCTGTTCCCCCGGACGGGCCGCAGGCGTTCGTGGGACGAGGACGGTGACTACGTCCCCGACGCGCCGCCCGCCTGGGCGCGCGTCGTGGAGATCGGCTAG
- a CDS encoding AAA family ATPase, with the protein MLSHAPSAPSAPSAPAQLDVAAGLLALLRDTTTEPRPDIQLEALTLAVAADLPVLLWGEPGIGKTAALTQLAASLDLPLTTVIASVHEPSDFSGLPIVGDDPAEQGVPMAPPDWAVRLVRAGRGLLFLDELSTAPPAVQAALLRLVLERRIGALRLPPEVRIVAAANPRSSAADGWELSPPLANRFVHLQWTHDHDVVVRGLGGTWPRATLPRLDPERLPEAVDFARRAVCGLLAARPKLVHRLPSGETRRGGPWPSPRSWEMTLCLIAFATAAGSSRDVLSLLVRGTVGDGPGLELLASLDRMDLPDPEALLADPAAAVLPERGDLRQAVLDGVVEAVRGRPEKSRWDAAWALLARALETGAPDLVVVPASTLAALRREGWEVPAAIDRLAGAVALSRRADRAAARSGVPVTAGR; encoded by the coding sequence ATGCTTTCTCATGCCCCGTCCGCCCCGTCCGCCCCGTCCGCCCCCGCCCAACTCGACGTCGCCGCAGGGCTGCTGGCCCTGCTGCGCGATACGACGACCGAACCGCGCCCCGACATCCAGCTCGAGGCCCTGACCCTGGCCGTGGCCGCCGACCTGCCCGTCCTCCTGTGGGGTGAGCCGGGCATCGGCAAGACCGCGGCCCTGACCCAGCTCGCCGCGTCGCTGGACCTCCCGCTGACCACCGTCATCGCCAGCGTGCACGAGCCGTCCGACTTCTCCGGCCTGCCCATCGTCGGAGACGACCCCGCGGAGCAGGGAGTGCCGATGGCCCCGCCGGACTGGGCCGTGCGCCTGGTACGGGCCGGCCGGGGGCTGCTGTTCCTCGACGAACTGTCCACCGCACCACCGGCCGTACAGGCGGCCCTGCTCCGCCTCGTGCTGGAGCGGCGGATCGGCGCGCTGCGGCTGCCGCCCGAGGTCCGGATCGTGGCCGCGGCCAATCCGCGGTCCTCCGCGGCCGACGGCTGGGAGCTGAGCCCGCCCCTGGCCAACCGCTTCGTCCACCTCCAGTGGACGCACGACCACGACGTGGTGGTACGCGGCCTCGGCGGGACTTGGCCCCGCGCCACCCTGCCCCGGCTGGACCCCGAACGGCTCCCGGAAGCCGTGGACTTCGCCCGCCGTGCGGTGTGCGGGCTGCTCGCCGCCCGGCCCAAGCTCGTCCACCGGCTGCCTTCGGGCGAAACCCGCCGCGGCGGTCCCTGGCCCTCCCCCCGGAGCTGGGAGATGACCCTCTGCCTGATCGCCTTCGCGACCGCGGCCGGCTCCTCCCGGGACGTGCTCTCCCTGCTGGTCCGGGGAACCGTGGGCGACGGTCCCGGGCTGGAGCTGCTCGCGAGCCTGGACCGGATGGACCTCCCGGACCCCGAGGCGCTGCTCGCCGACCCGGCGGCCGCCGTCCTGCCCGAGCGCGGGGACCTGCGCCAAGCCGTGCTCGACGGTGTGGTCGAGGCGGTGCGGGGGCGCCCGGAGAAGTCCCGCTGGGACGCGGCGTGGGCGCTCCTGGCCCGGGCGCTGGAGACCGGTGCCCCGGACCTGGTGGTCGTTCCCGCGAGCACGCTCGCCGCGCTGCGCCGCGAGGGCTGGGAGGTCCCGGCCGCGATCGACCGGCTCGCCGGGGCCGTGGCCCTGTCCCGGCGTGCCGACCGGGCGGCCGCCCGGTCGGGCGTGCCCGTCACGGCGGGCCGATGA